One Candidatus Methanoperedens sp. DNA segment encodes these proteins:
- a CDS encoding PLDc_N domain-containing protein, translating to MSGFGIIGVEVFLIIAAVMLFVFWVWMLIDCLKRPDNKFKIGGNNAKPIWILVIILTGFIGTMIYYFLIKKTDSHQDRIIGIVLIASVVMVIFFIAGQFVVTTRSTFSIEPYPPGKLPQSVEIPAISPTPITPVLPPVNQTLLSNATTFPAIMAIQPDAGTTGTKVVITGTGFTTRDNNVAFRLAPEDSPAASYQVGYINNIISSDGRTIEFVIPDMLGACAFPLPETTPVTVCPRLGLKFKPGTQTYPVFVVNQNGTSNSVDFTMSR from the coding sequence TTGAGCGGCTTTGGTATAATTGGAGTCGAGGTATTTTTAATCATTGCTGCAGTAATGTTGTTTGTTTTTTGGGTCTGGATGTTGATAGATTGCCTGAAGAGACCGGATAATAAGTTCAAAATCGGTGGAAATAATGCAAAACCCATCTGGATTCTGGTTATAATTCTTACAGGGTTTATCGGGACAATGATTTATTATTTCCTTATTAAAAAAACGGATTCACATCAGGACAGGATTATTGGCATTGTTTTAATAGCATCAGTAGTTATGGTCATATTTTTTATAGCCGGTCAATTTGTGGTAACTACAAGAAGTACTTTCTCTATCGAGCCGTATCCTCCAGGTAAATTACCACAATCCGTTGAAATTCCAGCAATATCACCCACTCCCATAACACCTGTATTGCCCCCGGTTAATCAAACACTGCTATCCAATGCGACCACATTTCCGGCTATCATGGCAATCCAACCCGATGCCGGAACGACCGGAACAAAAGTTGTTATCACCGGTACAGGTTTTACAACCAGGGATAATAATGTCGCCTTCAGGCTGGCCCCTGAGGATTCACCTGCTGCGAGCTATCAAGTCGGTTACATAAACAATATTATATCAAGTGACGGCAGAACTATTGAATTTGTAATACCAGATATGTTAGGCGCATGCGCATTTCCTCTGCCTGAAACAACCCCGGTCACAGTGTGCCCTCGGTTAGGTCTCAAATTTAAACCCGGTACTCAAACATATCCTGTCTTTGTGGTTAATCAGAATGGCACGAGCAATAGTGTTGATTTTACTATGTCACGGTAA
- a CDS encoding winged helix-turn-helix transcriptional regulator translates to MKQWIALILTFFLAFNYVARADTGGYTVEPYAPRDGLIDSRGADATVTFWDLPMWIQIAWISGLIFAFLGSFKILPLVSGGFKRILRSNALDNKNRLSMYTFIKKNPGVYFRELISELKINKGTAEYHLKILEMAGLITSVQNKAYKRYFLNDSTFSSSEQAVLSALRESTPRKILLTLLKNPGLSYREIATVIGISRPTVAFHMKTMAKNGLVKSEHASVTLKHHISPEILLIVQKYV, encoded by the coding sequence ATGAAACAATGGATAGCTTTAATATTGACCTTTTTTCTGGCTTTTAACTATGTTGCCAGAGCTGATACAGGGGGCTATACGGTTGAGCCTTATGCACCCCGGGATGGACTGATAGACTCAAGAGGCGCTGATGCAACCGTCACTTTCTGGGATCTTCCCATGTGGATTCAAATCGCCTGGATATCGGGTTTGATATTCGCTTTTCTGGGTTCATTCAAGATACTTCCCCTGGTTTCAGGTGGCTTTAAGAGAATTTTAAGGTCTAATGCACTTGATAACAAGAATCGGTTGAGTATGTATACTTTTATCAAGAAAAATCCTGGTGTCTATTTCAGAGAGCTTATTTCAGAGTTGAAAATCAATAAAGGCACTGCTGAGTACCATTTGAAAATACTGGAAATGGCAGGGTTGATAACAAGCGTTCAAAATAAAGCATACAAACGATATTTTTTAAATGACTCAACCTTCTCCAGTTCGGAACAGGCAGTGTTATCTGCTTTGAGAGAAAGCACACCAAGGAAGATCTTATTAACCCTTCTAAAAAATCCAGGATTATCATACAGGGAAATTGCCACTGTTATAGGAATCAGCCGGCCTACCGTAGCTTTTCATATGAAAACAATGGCAAAAAATGGACTTGTAAAATCGGAGCATGCAAGCGTTACCCTGAAACACCATATCTCGCCTGAAATCCTGCTGATTGTTCAGAAATACGTATAA
- a CDS encoding sporulation protein, which yields MNNWRVNQMNLDETLKVLTEKIANMISTKTVIGEHIIVEGRTIIPVTRVSFGFGSGVGEGKGKSGDQGSGSGGGAGASIQPIAFLVVSKEDVQLFAIKEKGVIERVSEIIPQIMEKYKPMKEECNKEECSD from the coding sequence ATGAATAATTGGAGAGTGAATCAGATGAATTTAGATGAAACACTTAAAGTCCTGACTGAAAAAATCGCAAATATGATTTCCACAAAGACCGTCATCGGTGAGCATATAATTGTGGAAGGGCGCACAATAATCCCGGTTACCAGGGTAAGTTTCGGATTCGGGAGCGGTGTTGGCGAAGGAAAAGGAAAATCAGGCGACCAGGGCTCAGGAAGCGGAGGAGGCGCGGGAGCCAGCATCCAGCCGATTGCTTTTCTTGTAGTATCAAAGGAAGACGTACAATTGTTCGCTATTAAAGAGAAAGGTGTTATCGAACGAGTATCTGAAATAATCCCGCAGATAATGGAAAAATATAAACCAATGAAAGAAGAGTGCAATAAGGAAGAGTGCAGCGATTAA
- a CDS encoding DUF2953 domain-containing protein, giving the protein MINAIIIVLSVIAVAMLLSPVTISINSARAEGKIDGFLSLGWIVFLLRYTLKDKTTEVLVLGRRVSGLTHKEKLPGLKEIGKSKKVKKSRPHLEDIFYLLRPILRLLKNLFYSLRIKYLDANIIFGLEDPAYTGIITGFLHSILFSLRAAHTINWNSDFTRQVLEWDMKAEADIKPIQILQHLTKFIANWQVLKSGLRIIRN; this is encoded by the coding sequence ATGATCAATGCAATAATAATTGTTCTTTCTGTTATTGCAGTGGCGATGCTGCTATCCCCGGTGACTATCAGTATTAATTCAGCAAGGGCAGAAGGAAAAATAGATGGGTTTTTGAGCCTGGGCTGGATAGTGTTCCTATTAAGATATACATTAAAAGATAAGACAACAGAAGTCCTTGTTCTGGGGAGACGGGTATCTGGGTTGACACATAAAGAGAAACTTCCAGGGCTTAAAGAAATAGGAAAATCTAAGAAGGTAAAGAAATCAAGGCCGCATTTAGAGGATATTTTTTATCTTTTAAGACCGATATTACGGCTTTTAAAAAATTTATTTTATTCCCTCAGAATAAAATATCTTGATGCCAATATCATATTTGGGTTGGAAGATCCTGCCTATACTGGGATTATAACCGGGTTCCTGCATTCTATACTCTTTTCGTTACGGGCGGCACATACAATCAACTGGAATTCTGATTTCACAAGGCAGGTCTTAGAATGGGATATGAAAGCTGAAGCCGATATTAAACCAATTCAAATATTACAACATCTGACAAAGTTTATAGCTAACTGGCAGGTTTTGAAATCAGGTTTGCGGATTATCAGGAATTGA
- a CDS encoding DUF1015 domain-containing protein, translating into MVQIRPFKATILNPRMQVDKLICPVYDTIDAANYQKFAREANNIIHVTTRRKDMDRDEFIEYAAKELDRFISSKVLVEREKPALYIYGIMYSLTPEILALLPEKDRKSLYFVFGLVSLVKVEELGKGNIVGHENIFEVNSNERYRLMKESMMNFSPIAAEYSMPGHDLNNLFEEYLGFKRPDFVPDPDKPPVVDVILDGSRHFLWEITDEKFIRKIRKLTKDLRLLILDGHHRYTASNLLKERDSIEYTMMMLMEGEDKALLLLPWHRAIRNFNEQELAQKIRENFSTDWESDTNDEEFYSWLRKRRSEFDVKLGMYDGKRFSILRADEKAVHDLSREKKEIVGLDLIVLHEWLINPVIQGKPVDDVSFNASPAQAIKRVDSKEYKVAFLLNPFSIKDVERKAFIEGKNFPQKSTLFLPKVAEGIVMRKIKS; encoded by the coding sequence ATGGTACAAATTCGACCTTTTAAAGCAACAATACTTAATCCCCGGATGCAGGTAGATAAACTTATTTGTCCTGTTTATGATACCATAGACGCCGCAAATTACCAGAAATTCGCACGTGAGGCAAATAACATAATCCATGTTACAACCCGAAGGAAGGATATGGACAGGGATGAATTTATTGAATATGCAGCGAAAGAACTCGACCGTTTTATCAGTTCAAAAGTACTCGTAGAAAGAGAAAAACCTGCTCTTTATATTTACGGGATTATGTATTCTCTCACCCCTGAAATACTGGCTCTTCTTCCTGAAAAAGACAGAAAAAGCCTGTATTTTGTTTTCGGTCTTGTATCGCTTGTTAAAGTTGAAGAACTCGGAAAGGGAAATATCGTGGGGCATGAAAATATTTTTGAAGTAAATTCAAATGAACGCTACAGGTTGATGAAAGAAAGTATGATGAACTTTTCACCTATTGCTGCTGAATACAGCATGCCAGGTCATGATTTGAATAACCTTTTCGAGGAATACCTGGGTTTTAAGCGCCCGGACTTTGTGCCTGATCCGGATAAGCCTCCCGTTGTTGATGTCATCCTGGACGGCAGCCGTCATTTTTTATGGGAGATAACCGATGAAAAATTCATCCGGAAGATCAGGAAATTGACAAAAGATCTGAGGCTTCTCATACTTGACGGGCATCACAGGTATACAGCTTCAAATCTCCTGAAAGAAAGGGATAGTATTGAATATACGATGATGATGCTGATGGAAGGAGAGGATAAGGCTCTTTTACTTTTACCATGGCACCGGGCAATACGCAATTTCAATGAACAGGAACTTGCACAAAAAATAAGGGAGAATTTTTCAACAGACTGGGAAAGCGATACCAACGATGAGGAGTTCTATTCATGGCTCAGGAAACGCAGAAGTGAATTTGATGTTAAGCTCGGCATGTACGATGGAAAGAGATTCAGCATCCTCAGGGCTGATGAGAAAGCTGTTCATGATCTTTCAAGAGAAAAAAAAGAAATTGTTGGCCTGGATCTTATAGTTCTTCATGAATGGCTGATCAATCCTGTCATACAGGGAAAACCCGTAGATGATGTGTCTTTTAACGCAAGTCCTGCGCAAGCCATAAAGAGAGTGGACTCAAAGGAATATAAAGTTGCTTTTCTTTTGAATCCGTTCTCAATCAAAGACGTTGAGAGAAAAGCGTTTATAGAAGGGAAGAATTTTCCACAGAAGTCAACACTTTTCCTTCCCAAGGTGGCGGAAGGGATCGTTATGAGAAAAATAAAAAGCTAA